CCGACGATCAGGCTCCCGATCGTCTCCTGGAGCTCGTGGGCGTAGGGACGCGCCGCCAGGACGTTCTCCTGGGCGCGCCGCAGCCGAGCTGCGGCGACCATGCGCATCGCGCGCGTCACGCGTTCGATGTTCTGAACGCTCTTGATCTGTCGGCGAATCTGCCTCAGCGTCGCCACAGGCTAGGGGTTCCTCCTCGTCGACTGAGCGCGTCGATGCGGGATCGACGTCTCGACGTGCTACTCCGAGTCGACGGAGAACGTCTTGCGGAACGTCGCGATGGCTTCGCGCAACTGCTCCAGGTCTTCGTCGGTCAGCTTGACGCCTGACTGCAGGCGCTGAACCGTCGAGGGCATCTCACGGTCGAAGTAGGCGTGCAGTTCGCGCTCGAACCGGCGGATCGAATCGACCGGCAGATCGTCCAGGATGCCTGTCTGCGCCGCGTAGATCGTCAGAATCTGCTTTCCGACGGGCATCGGCTCATATTGATCCTGCTTGAGGATTTCCCGGAGCCGCTCGCCGCGCCGAAGTTGCGCCAGCGTCGCCGGATCGAGGTCGGAGCCGAACTGCGCGAACGCCTGCACCTCGCGGAAGCGCGCGAGCTCCGGTCGCAGACGCCCGGCAAGCTGCTTCATCGCGGGAACCTGGGCGTTGCCGCCCACGCGCGACACCGACAGTCCGACGTTCATCGCCGGGCGGATGCCCGAATAGAACAAGCCCGGCTCCAAGATGATCTGTCCGTCCGTGATCGACCACACGTTCGTCGGGATGTAGGTCGTGACGTCCTCTTCCTGCGTCTCGATGATCGGGATCGCCGTCAGCGATCCGCCGCCGAGGGCGTCGCTCATCCTCGCGGCGCGCTCTAGCAGGCGCGAGTGCAGGTAGAACACGTCGCCGGGATACGCCTCGCGCCCGGCGGGTCGGCGGAGAACCAGCGCCATTTCGCGGTATGCCCAGGCGTGCTTGGTCAGGTCGTCGTAGACGACGAGGGCGTGACGTCCGTTGTCGCGGAAGTACTCGCCGATGGCGGCTCCGGCGTAGGGAGCGAGCCACTGGAGCGGGGCGGGTTCGCTCGCGGTCGCCGAGACGACGACGGTGTAGTCCATCGCGCCGTGGTCTTCGAGGGTCTTGACGACCTTGGCGACCGTCGATCCCTTCTGACCGATGGCGACGTAGATGCAAAAGACGTTGCTGTCCTTCTGATTGATGATCGTGTCGATGAGGATGGCGGTCTTGCCGATCTGCCGGTCGCCGATGATGAGCTCGCGCTGCCCGCGTCCGATGGGCGTCGTGCTGTCGATCACCTTGATGCCGGTCTGCAGCGCCTCTTTCACGGGCTGACGGGAGACGATGC
This window of the Candidatus Poribacteria bacterium genome carries:
- a CDS encoding F0F1 ATP synthase subunit alpha, translated to MAQQVRPDEISRILRQSLQQFQKEVDVYDAGTVLQVGDGVARVHGLQNVMAGELLSFPNDVMGMALNLEDDNVGCVLFGDSQLVKEADTVKRTGRIVEVPVGDAVLGRVINPIGLPLDGKGDIKTDQFLPVERKAPGIVSRQPVKEALQTGIKVIDSTTPIGRGQRELIIGDRQIGKTAILIDTIINQKDSNVFCIYVAIGQKGSTVAKVVKTLEDHGAMDYTVVVSATASEPAPLQWLAPYAGAAIGEYFRDNGRHALVVYDDLTKHAWAYREMALVLRRPAGREAYPGDVFYLHSRLLERAARMSDALGGGSLTAIPIIETQEEDVTTYIPTNVWSITDGQIILEPGLFYSGIRPAMNVGLSVSRVGGNAQVPAMKQLAGRLRPELARFREVQAFAQFGSDLDPATLAQLRRGERLREILKQDQYEPMPVGKQILTIYAAQTGILDDLPVDSIRRFERELHAYFDREMPSTVQRLQSGVKLTDEDLEQLREAIATFRKTFSVDSE